One region of Peptococcaceae bacterium 1198_IL3148 genomic DNA includes:
- the cobA gene encoding uroporphyrinogen-III C-methyltransferase, with protein MKNSVVYLVGAGPGDPGLITVKGLECIKKADVIVYDRLASPRLLVHARPDAELIYVGKSPERHAMKQHEINQLLVDKAKAGHVVTRLKGGDPFVFGRGGEEAETLVEQGIRFEVVPGITSAVSVPAYAGIPVTHRDATSNFAVVTGNEDPTKDDSNIAWDKIATGIGTLVFLMGMGNLPYICEKLIRYGRSPETPVALIRWGTRPEQRTLVGTIADIAEKAKQAEFKNPAVIIVGEVVKLREKLAWFENRPLFGKRVLVTRSREQASVLSQRIEALGGEPWEFPTIQVTDPEDYAPLDQAIAKLSQYKWVIFTSVNGVKYFFDRLRQQNKDIRALAGLKICAIGPKTKESLEAYGLMVDYVPGEYRAEQIIAGMEDKVKPGDGVLLPRADIARKILPNALREMGALVDEVTTYRTVLGAGNAQLLKEMLARKELNILTFTSSSTVRNFVELVDADHLQDLLRDVIVASIGPITTNTAKELGINVTVEAKEYTIDGLIEAVLKAIKN; from the coding sequence ATGAAAAACAGCGTAGTGTATTTGGTAGGTGCTGGCCCGGGGGATCCTGGCCTAATTACAGTCAAGGGCCTGGAATGTATAAAAAAGGCAGATGTCATTGTATATGACCGTTTAGCCAGCCCAAGGTTATTGGTCCATGCTCGGCCTGACGCTGAGTTAATATATGTTGGCAAATCACCGGAACGTCATGCCATGAAACAACATGAAATTAACCAACTGCTGGTGGATAAGGCTAAAGCAGGCCATGTGGTGACCCGTTTAAAGGGTGGTGACCCCTTTGTATTTGGCCGGGGAGGTGAAGAAGCAGAGACGTTAGTGGAACAGGGCATTAGGTTTGAAGTGGTGCCGGGAATTACCTCTGCTGTATCGGTTCCGGCCTATGCTGGTATTCCAGTAACTCACCGGGATGCCACCAGCAACTTTGCGGTGGTCACTGGGAATGAAGATCCCACCAAGGATGACTCCAACATTGCCTGGGACAAAATTGCTACAGGTATTGGTACCTTGGTGTTTTTAATGGGTATGGGCAACCTGCCCTATATTTGTGAAAAACTGATCCGATATGGCCGCAGTCCGGAAACTCCGGTGGCATTAATCCGTTGGGGCACTCGACCAGAGCAAAGAACTTTGGTGGGCACCATTGCAGATATTGCTGAAAAGGCTAAACAGGCTGAATTTAAAAACCCAGCGGTGATTATTGTGGGCGAAGTGGTGAAGTTACGGGAAAAATTAGCTTGGTTTGAAAACAGGCCGCTATTTGGCAAACGGGTATTGGTTACCCGTTCTCGGGAGCAGGCCAGTGTGTTATCACAACGCATTGAAGCTTTAGGTGGCGAACCTTGGGAATTTCCCACCATTCAAGTTACTGATCCGGAGGACTACGCACCGCTGGATCAAGCCATTGCTAAATTGTCCCAGTACAAATGGGTAATCTTTACCAGTGTTAACGGGGTAAAATATTTCTTTGATCGACTGCGGCAACAAAACAAAGATATCAGAGCACTGGCAGGCTTGAAAATTTGTGCCATTGGCCCTAAAACCAAAGAATCCCTTGAGGCCTATGGTTTAATGGTGGACTATGTGCCCGGTGAATATAGGGCGGAACAAATTATTGCCGGCATGGAGGACAAAGTAAAACCCGGTGATGGTGTTTTACTGCCTAGGGCAGATATTGCCCGTAAAATATTGCCCAATGCCCTCAGGGAGATGGGGGCTTTGGTGGATGAAGTTACCACCTACAGAACGGTTTTAGGGGCAGGAAATGCACAGTTACTTAAAGAAATGTTAGCAAGAAAAGAACTAAATATTTTAACCTTTACCAGTTCTTCTACAGTAAGGAATTTTGTAGAATTAGTTGATGCAGATCACTTACAAGATTTATTGCGAGATGTTATAGTAGCTAGTATCGGACCCATTACTACCAACACAGCTAAAGAACTAGGCATTAATGTCACTGTGGAGGCTAAAGAATACACCATAGATGGGTTGATAGAGGCAGTGTTAAAAGCAATTAAGAATTAA
- the nirJ1 gene encoding putative heme d1 biosynthesis radical SAM protein NirJ1 — MISISKLLCDTKNFGDTLRYSPDSKEQMHGTHGDHGPVVVWNITRTCNLKCRHCYSNSDGQKYENEMTTEEGQQFLRDLAEFKVPVVLFSGGEPLARPDFFQLAAYARELGLRVTISTNGTLITPEVAQRIKDIGVGYVGISLDGIGANNDRFRGRTGAFDAALAGIHNCLAVGQKVGLRFTINRHNYHELNDIFDLLERENIPRACFYHLVYSGRASHMKDEDISHQETRAALDLIIRRTEDMNRRGLNKEILTVDNHADAIYVYLQLKAKDPVRAERAWELLNRNGGNRTGIAIGQVDWHGNVHADQFTQNHTFGNVRERKFGDIWTDLSNPILAGLKNRKPLLKGRCAQCKWLEVCNGNFRARAEAIHGDFWHEDPACYLTDEEIK; from the coding sequence ATGATCAGTATTAGTAAACTGTTGTGTGATACCAAAAATTTTGGTGATACCCTACGTTATTCTCCGGATTCCAAAGAACAAATGCATGGTACCCACGGTGATCACGGCCCGGTGGTGGTGTGGAATATCACCCGTACCTGTAATTTGAAATGTCGACATTGCTACTCCAATTCCGATGGCCAGAAATATGAAAATGAAATGACCACTGAGGAAGGCCAGCAATTTTTGCGGGACTTGGCTGAATTTAAAGTGCCGGTGGTGTTGTTTTCCGGTGGCGAACCACTGGCTAGGCCTGACTTTTTTCAGTTAGCAGCTTACGCCAGAGAACTAGGCTTGCGGGTGACCATTTCCACCAACGGTACGCTGATTACTCCGGAAGTGGCCCAAAGGATTAAAGATATCGGTGTTGGTTATGTGGGCATTAGTTTAGATGGCATTGGGGCTAACAATGACCGTTTCCGGGGACGTACCGGAGCCTTTGATGCAGCTTTGGCTGGTATTCACAACTGTTTAGCTGTAGGTCAAAAGGTGGGGTTGCGTTTCACCATTAATCGACACAATTATCACGAATTAAATGATATTTTCGATCTGTTGGAGCGAGAAAACATCCCTCGGGCTTGTTTCTATCATTTAGTTTACTCGGGACGCGCTAGCCACATGAAGGATGAAGATATTAGCCATCAAGAAACCAGAGCGGCCCTTGATTTGATTATCCGCCGGACAGAAGATATGAATCGGCGGGGATTAAACAAAGAGATTTTGACGGTGGATAATCATGCCGATGCCATTTATGTGTATTTGCAATTAAAAGCCAAAGACCCAGTTAGAGCCGAAAGGGCTTGGGAACTACTAAACAGAAATGGTGGCAACCGCACCGGCATTGCCATTGGCCAAGTGGATTGGCATGGCAACGTCCATGCGGACCAGTTTACCCAAAACCATACCTTTGGCAACGTGCGTGAAAGAAAGTTCGGTGATATTTGGACAGATTTAAGCAATCCAATATTGGCAGGCTTAAAGAATCGGAAGCCACTACTCAAAGGCCGCTGTGCCCAATGCAAGTGGCTGGAAGTTTGTAATGGTAACTTCCGTGCCCGTGCCGAAGCCATCCACGGCGACTTCTGGCATGAAGACCCAGCCTGCTATTTGACAGATGAAGAAATTAAGTAA
- the hemB gene encoding porphobilinogen synthase, with amino-acid sequence MTYPYLRLRRLRANDNVRRLVREHHLRVDDLIYPVFVMPGEGIKKPVSSMPGVYNFSIDQLLMELKQLVELKIPGVLLFGVLEDQDKDEVGSNAYADDGIVQQAIRAIKQTYPELMVITDVCMCEFTSHGHCGIIKDGDVDNDATLELLAKSAVSHARAGADMVAPSDMMDGRVAAIRDALDENGFGNVPIMAYSAKYSSAYYGPFREAACSAPQFGDRKTYQMDPANGDEAIRETMLDIEEGADIVMVKPALAYMDIIRRVKDEFNYPTAAYNVSGEYSMIKAAAQNGWIDEKSVVLETLTAFKRAGADIIITYHAVDAARWLKEDM; translated from the coding sequence TTGACTTATCCTTATCTACGTTTACGTCGGTTGCGGGCTAATGACAATGTGCGCCGTTTGGTGCGGGAGCATCATTTGCGGGTGGATGATTTAATCTACCCGGTTTTTGTAATGCCCGGTGAAGGCATAAAAAAACCAGTATCATCAATGCCCGGGGTTTACAACTTTTCTATCGATCAATTATTAATGGAGTTAAAACAACTGGTAGAGTTAAAAATACCGGGGGTACTTCTCTTCGGTGTCTTGGAAGACCAGGACAAAGACGAAGTGGGTTCCAATGCCTATGCTGATGATGGTATTGTTCAGCAGGCCATTCGAGCCATTAAGCAAACCTACCCGGAACTAATGGTCATTACAGATGTGTGCATGTGTGAATTTACCAGCCATGGTCATTGTGGCATTATTAAAGATGGTGATGTTGATAATGATGCCACCTTGGAATTGCTGGCTAAAAGTGCAGTTTCCCACGCCCGGGCCGGTGCCGATATGGTGGCGCCTTCGGACATGATGGATGGCCGGGTGGCTGCCATTCGAGATGCATTGGACGAAAACGGTTTTGGCAACGTACCCATTATGGCCTATTCCGCCAAATATTCATCAGCTTACTATGGCCCCTTTAGAGAAGCGGCCTGTTCAGCTCCGCAGTTTGGCGATCGCAAAACCTATCAAATGGACCCGGCCAATGGAGATGAAGCCATTAGAGAAACCATGTTGGATATTGAAGAAGGGGCCGACATTGTGATGGTCAAACCGGCTTTAGCCTACATGGACATTATTAGGCGAGTTAAGGATGAGTTTAACTATCCCACCGCTGCTTATAACGTTAGTGGTGAATACTCCATGATCAAGGCAGCAGCCCAAAATGGTTGGATTGATGAGAAATCAGTGGTATTAGAGACCCTCACTGCCTTTAAGCGGGCTGGAGCGGATATAATCATCACTTACCATGCTGTAGATGCTGCCCGTTGGCTTAAGGAGGACATGTAA
- the nirJ2 gene encoding putative heme d1 biosynthesis radical SAM protein NirJ2 has protein sequence MIISWNTTNACNMYCEHCYRDAGAKVEDELNTEEGKALIDEIAKAGFKIMIFSGGEPLMRSDIYELVAHAKSKGLRPVFGSNGTLITPAVAKKLKDAGALAMGISLDSVDAAKHDRFRATPGAWEGAVQGMRNCRAVGLPFQIHTTVVDWNYDEVEALTDFAVKEGARGHHIFFLVPTGRAVNIEQESLRAEQYEKLLHRIMKKQQQVDIELKPTCAPQFMRIAKQMGINMRFTKGCLAGTAYCIIGPKGDVQPCAYMNIPVGNVREIPFSEIWRDNEVFNRLRNEPLQGGCGSCNYNDICGGCRARAQYYHGDYMAEEPWCLYQGRKGY, from the coding sequence TTGATTATATCTTGGAACACAACTAACGCCTGCAACATGTACTGTGAACACTGCTATCGGGATGCCGGTGCCAAGGTGGAGGACGAACTAAACACCGAGGAAGGCAAGGCCTTAATTGATGAAATAGCCAAGGCTGGCTTTAAAATTATGATTTTTAGCGGTGGCGAACCGCTGATGCGAAGTGACATCTATGAACTGGTGGCCCACGCCAAATCCAAGGGTTTGCGTCCGGTATTTGGGAGCAATGGCACTTTAATTACACCAGCGGTGGCCAAAAAATTAAAGGATGCCGGGGCGTTAGCCATGGGTATCAGTTTGGACAGTGTTGACGCCGCTAAGCACGATCGGTTTAGGGCTACCCCTGGGGCTTGGGAAGGTGCGGTCCAAGGTATGCGCAATTGTCGGGCGGTTGGACTGCCTTTCCAAATTCACACCACTGTGGTGGATTGGAATTATGATGAAGTGGAAGCACTAACTGATTTTGCAGTTAAGGAAGGGGCCAGGGGTCACCACATTTTCTTCTTAGTACCCACCGGCCGAGCGGTAAATATTGAGCAAGAGTCGTTGCGGGCAGAGCAATACGAAAAATTATTGCATCGGATTATGAAAAAACAGCAACAGGTAGACATTGAGTTAAAGCCAACCTGTGCACCGCAGTTTATGCGGATTGCCAAACAGATGGGCATTAACATGCGATTTACCAAAGGATGTCTAGCCGGAACCGCTTACTGCATCATTGGTCCCAAAGGGGATGTGCAACCCTGTGCCTATATGAATATCCCGGTGGGCAATGTGCGGGAAATTCCCTTTAGTGAAATTTGGCGAGACAATGAAGTGTTTAACCGTTTAAGGAATGAACCGCTGCAAGGTGGTTGTGGTAGCTGTAATTACAATGACATCTGTGGTGGATGTCGAGCTCGGGCCCAATATTACCACGGGGATTACATGGCTGAAGAACCGTGGTGCCTATATCAAGGACGTAAAGGATATTAG
- a CDS encoding AsnC family transcriptional regulator: MKLDAIDKKLLNIVQTQFPITLAPYQEIAQELGITEQQVIDRLKRLMDTDIIRRFGGVFDSRKLGYKGTLCAIKVPNERIEEVAEVINSYPGITHNYLREHDYNMWFTVLADSPDKVEKILNQITAKTGITDILNLPAEKFFKVMVNFSIDEV, translated from the coding sequence ATGAAATTAGATGCAATCGATAAAAAACTGTTAAATATAGTGCAAACCCAGTTTCCCATCACGTTAGCGCCTTATCAAGAGATTGCCCAAGAGTTGGGTATTACTGAACAACAAGTTATTGACCGTTTGAAGCGCCTGATGGATACAGATATCATCCGCCGTTTTGGTGGTGTTTTCGATTCCCGCAAGCTGGGTTATAAGGGAACGCTTTGTGCCATTAAAGTTCCAAATGAGCGCATTGAAGAGGTGGCAGAGGTAATTAACAGTTATCCCGGCATCACCCACAACTATTTGCGCGAACATGATTATAATATGTGGTTTACCGTGTTGGCGGATTCGCCGGACAAAGTAGAAAAGATTCTTAATCAAATAACTGCTAAAACCGGTATTACCGATATTTTAAATCTACCGGCTGAAAAATTCTTTAAGGTGATGGTTAACTTTTCAATAGACGAGGTGTAG
- a CDS encoding Lrp/AsnC family transcriptional regulator, which produces MITKLEKTIIRELQAGLPLVPRPFAELGAKVGLTEEQTLAKVNELIDKGYMRRIGAALRHRQVGYVANAMIVWLVPDERVDEVGNEFAHRPEVTHCYQRKKLPQWPYNFYTMIHSQSKDECYNIAADMAKSVGIDDYQLLFSTKELKKSSMRYFMEEENI; this is translated from the coding sequence ATGATTACAAAACTGGAGAAAACAATTATTCGTGAACTTCAGGCCGGGTTGCCGTTGGTGCCCCGCCCCTTTGCTGAGTTGGGTGCTAAGGTTGGCTTAACAGAAGAGCAAACCCTGGCTAAAGTAAATGAATTAATTGATAAAGGTTATATGAGAAGAATCGGTGCCGCTCTACGCCATCGTCAAGTGGGTTATGTGGCCAATGCTATGATTGTGTGGCTGGTACCGGATGAAAGGGTAGACGAGGTGGGAAATGAGTTTGCCCATCGTCCAGAGGTAACCCATTGCTACCAACGTAAAAAGTTACCCCAGTGGCCTTACAATTTCTATACCATGATTCACAGCCAATCCAAAGATGAGTGTTACAACATCGCTGCAGACATGGCTAAATCAGTGGGAATAGATGATTACCAGTTGTTGTTTAGCACCAAAGAATTAAAAAAGAGTAGTATGAGATATTTTATGGAAGAAGAGAATATATAA
- the hemL gene encoding glutamate-1-semialdehyde 2,1-aminomutase, with protein MSRSYEKSKTLFAEAQQYIPGGVNSPVRAFKSVGRDPLFIERGNGAYIWDADGNRYIDYVGSWGPLILGHRHPAVIDALMNYLNYGTSYGAPTELETELARMVCEAVSSVEMVRMVNSGTEATMSALRLARGYTKRDKIVKFEGCYHGHADFLLIKAGSGALTLGVPTSPGVPASIAANTITAPYNDLETLTEIFAQEGENIAAVIIEPVAGNMGTVPTKLGYLAGLRELTQKYGALLIFDEVMTGFRVAAGCAQSYYDIDPDLTCFGKIIGGGLPVGAYGGKKEIMQHVSPAGSIYQAGTLSGNPLAMTAGIATLKELAKPNTYQELERKSAKLAAGMAQAAAEAGVDVSQNRVASMICTFFTLEEVVDFKTALSSDTEKFAQFFRAMLDEGVYLAPSQFETTFMSVAHTDEDIEYTIEAARRAFKKIK; from the coding sequence ATGTCCAGATCTTACGAAAAATCTAAGACGTTGTTTGCTGAAGCTCAACAATACATACCCGGGGGCGTAAATAGTCCAGTGCGGGCCTTTAAATCAGTGGGCAGAGATCCACTGTTTATTGAACGGGGAAACGGGGCTTACATTTGGGATGCTGATGGCAATCGCTATATAGATTATGTTGGCTCCTGGGGGCCGTTGATTTTGGGTCATCGTCACCCGGCGGTGATTGACGCCCTCATGAACTATTTAAATTATGGTACCAGTTATGGTGCCCCCACCGAGTTGGAAACCGAATTGGCCCGGATGGTATGTGAAGCGGTGTCTTCGGTGGAAATGGTGCGGATGGTAAACTCTGGCACCGAGGCCACCATGAGTGCTTTGCGGTTGGCCCGGGGGTATACTAAACGAGATAAAATTGTTAAATTTGAAGGTTGCTACCATGGACATGCTGACTTTTTACTGATCAAGGCCGGTTCCGGTGCGCTAACTTTAGGCGTGCCCACCAGCCCTGGGGTACCAGCCAGCATTGCTGCCAATACCATTACTGCCCCTTACAATGATTTGGAAACATTAACAGAAATTTTTGCCCAGGAGGGTGAAAATATTGCAGCGGTAATAATTGAACCAGTGGCTGGCAACATGGGTACAGTGCCAACTAAGCTTGGTTATTTGGCCGGTTTAAGGGAGCTAACCCAAAAGTATGGCGCATTATTAATATTTGATGAAGTGATGACAGGTTTCCGGGTGGCTGCTGGTTGTGCGCAATCTTATTACGATATCGACCCCGATTTGACTTGTTTTGGTAAAATCATCGGTGGTGGATTACCGGTGGGTGCCTACGGTGGGAAAAAAGAGATTATGCAACATGTTTCTCCGGCAGGCTCTATTTATCAAGCCGGTACATTGTCTGGCAATCCACTGGCAATGACTGCCGGAATAGCCACCTTAAAAGAATTGGCCAAGCCCAACACCTATCAAGAGCTGGAGCGCAAGTCTGCTAAATTGGCAGCAGGCATGGCCCAAGCAGCCGCAGAAGCTGGCGTAGATGTAAGTCAGAACAGGGTGGCTTCAATGATTTGTACCTTCTTTACGCTGGAAGAGGTGGTGGACTTTAAAACTGCTCTAAGTTCAGATACTGAAAAGTTTGCCCAATTCTTTAGGGCAATGTTGGATGAAGGGGTATATTTGGCACCATCACAGTTCGAAACTACATTTATGTCCGTTGCCCATACCGATGAGGATATAGAATACACAATTGAAGCGGCCAGAAGGGCCTTCAAAAAAATAAAATAG
- a CDS encoding YbjQ family protein, protein MIITTTQSIEGKSVRNYLGIVNGEAIMGANVVRDIFASITDIVGGRSGAYEGKLAQAREIALDEMTRRAQQMGANAVLAVDLDYEVIRDGMLMVTCSGTAVVVD, encoded by the coding sequence ATGATTATTACCACCACACAATCCATTGAAGGTAAGTCAGTGCGCAACTATCTGGGCATAGTTAACGGCGAAGCCATTATGGGCGCCAATGTTGTGCGGGATATTTTTGCTAGCATCACTGATATTGTTGGCGGACGTTCCGGGGCCTATGAAGGCAAATTAGCCCAAGCCAGGGAAATAGCTTTGGATGAAATGACCAGACGGGCGCAACAAATGGGTGCCAATGCTGTTTTAGCAGTGGACTTGGATTATGAAGTAATCCGTGATGGTATGCTAATGGTAACCTGTAGCGGCACTGCGGTAGTGGTAGATTAA
- a CDS encoding sugar diacid recognition domain-containing protein, translated as MSTKGLIPIELANKMVQILHKVTGNHVQFMGKNGLIVASTQENRIGTIHEGAKKVMAGEIEFAAITETDAQNIPGVLPGYTGPIKFNGKIIACIGITGNPTIVKPLQELAAIIVTEEIKKEIENKMREELIENISNECSKYLQLRNDD; from the coding sequence TTGAGTACTAAAGGTTTAATACCCATTGAACTGGCTAATAAAATGGTACAAATTCTTCATAAGGTTACGGGCAATCATGTGCAATTTATGGGTAAAAATGGATTAATTGTTGCCAGTACCCAAGAGAATCGCATTGGTACTATTCATGAAGGGGCTAAAAAAGTAATGGCTGGGGAAATTGAATTCGCTGCCATTACAGAAACTGACGCTCAAAATATTCCCGGGGTATTACCAGGATATACTGGACCTATAAAATTTAACGGAAAAATCATTGCGTGTATTGGCATAACCGGAAATCCTACCATTGTTAAGCCATTGCAAGAATTAGCCGCTATTATAGTTACCGAGGAGATTAAAAAGGAAATTGAAAATAAAATGCGAGAAGAACTGATAGAGAATATTTCCAACGAATGCAGTAAATATTTACAGTTAAGAAATGATGATTAG
- a CDS encoding chemotaxis protein CheW: protein MAVVSEEQLVVFQLSDQKYALPIQETQEIIRMTDVTRIPNANYYLEGIINLRGTILPVINLNRRLGLMEKEADDETRIVVVENNSQKVGMIVDSVLEVGRFNESEIEPASMMGSDAEYLRGVVKKEDQLWLLLDLNNVL, encoded by the coding sequence ATGGCTGTAGTGAGCGAAGAACAATTAGTAGTCTTTCAACTAAGTGATCAAAAATATGCTTTACCAATCCAAGAAACCCAAGAAATCATTCGGATGACAGATGTTACCCGCATACCAAACGCTAATTATTATTTAGAGGGCATTATAAACTTACGCGGCACCATTTTACCAGTGATCAATTTAAACCGTCGTTTAGGCCTGATGGAAAAGGAAGCAGATGATGAAACCCGAATTGTAGTTGTGGAAAACAATAGCCAAAAGGTAGGCATGATAGTGGATTCTGTGCTGGAAGTTGGCCGTTTTAATGAATCTGAAATTGAACCCGCCTCCATGATGGGCAGCGATGCCGAATATTTGCGGGGCGTGGTGAAAAAAGAAGATCAATTATGGTTGTTGCTAGATTTAAATAATGTACTTTAA
- a CDS encoding TM1266 family iron-only hydrogenase system putative regulator → MERRIGVVGIVIEERSKAAQINSILSEYGDIIIGRMGIPQREKGLNVISLIVEGTTDKIGAMTGKLGNIKGVQVKSALSNKFLG, encoded by the coding sequence TTGGAACGGCGCATTGGTGTGGTCGGTATTGTGATCGAAGAACGGAGTAAAGCTGCACAAATCAATTCCATCCTTAGTGAATACGGAGATATCATCATAGGCCGGATGGGTATTCCGCAACGGGAAAAGGGTTTAAATGTCATCTCTTTAATTGTAGAAGGAACCACTGATAAAATTGGTGCGATGACAGGTAAGTTGGGCAACATCAAAGGGGTGCAGGTAAAATCTGCCCTCAGTAATAAATTTTTAGGGTAG
- the hydF gene encoding [FeFe] hydrogenase H-cluster maturation GTPase HydF produces the protein MHNTPRGNRLHIAIFGRRNAGKSSLINAITNQNIALVSDIAGTTTDPVYKAMELLPIGPVVIIDTAGIDDVGPLGELRVEKSKEILKKADIVLLVIDATKGITNFEQELIKECQRVQLPVVAVINKIDQRPLTAGDVATYSNDLSVPAVAVSATTGKGIADLKLAIIRYAPKSWDDNAIIGDLLSPGDTVVLVTPIDSAAPKGRLILPQVQTIRDILDHDGVTVVTKETELKQSLANLKGKPKMVITDSQAFAKADADTPKEILLTSFSILFARYKGDLETLVAGARAIDKLKSGDKVLVAEACTHHRVEDDIGTVKIPNWLRKHVGGELQFEWVSGTKFPDDLSEYKLVLHCGACMINRREMLARIMQVQGAGVPVVNYGVAIAYLHGILRRALSPFPHLVKMLDE, from the coding sequence ATGCATAACACTCCTAGGGGGAATAGGCTACATATAGCTATTTTTGGCCGCAGAAATGCTGGTAAATCCAGTTTGATTAATGCTATCACCAACCAGAATATAGCATTGGTCTCGGACATTGCTGGCACCACCACAGATCCGGTCTATAAAGCAATGGAATTGCTGCCCATAGGTCCGGTGGTCATTATTGATACCGCAGGTATTGACGATGTGGGACCATTGGGAGAACTGCGGGTGGAAAAATCCAAGGAAATATTAAAGAAAGCCGATATAGTGCTGTTGGTAATTGATGCCACTAAGGGCATAACCAACTTTGAGCAAGAGTTAATTAAAGAATGCCAAAGGGTTCAACTACCGGTGGTGGCGGTGATTAACAAGATTGATCAGCGACCGTTAACAGCTGGAGATGTTGCAACCTATAGTAACGATTTGTCGGTACCGGCGGTGGCGGTTAGTGCTACCACAGGTAAGGGAATAGCTGATTTAAAATTAGCGATCATTCGTTATGCTCCCAAAAGTTGGGATGACAACGCCATCATTGGTGATTTGTTGAGTCCCGGTGATACTGTGGTGCTGGTAACACCTATTGATTCAGCGGCGCCAAAAGGGCGCTTAATACTGCCTCAGGTGCAAACCATCCGGGACATCCTCGATCATGATGGCGTGACGGTGGTAACTAAAGAAACCGAATTAAAGCAATCTTTGGCTAATCTTAAGGGTAAACCTAAAATGGTAATTACCGATTCCCAAGCCTTTGCCAAGGCTGATGCGGATACCCCCAAAGAAATACTGTTGACATCTTTCTCTATCCTGTTTGCCAGATACAAAGGGGATTTGGAAACCTTAGTGGCAGGGGCTAGGGCCATCGATAAATTAAAGTCCGGAGATAAAGTATTGGTTGCCGAGGCTTGCACCCATCACCGGGTAGAAGATGACATTGGCACGGTGAAAATTCCTAACTGGCTGCGCAAACATGTGGGTGGAGAATTACAATTTGAATGGGTTAGTGGCACTAAATTCCCAGATGATTTAAGTGAATATAAACTGGTGTTACACTGTGGCGCATGTATGATTAATCGGCGGGAAATGTTAGCACGGATTATGCAAGTGCAAGGGGCAGGAGTGCCGGTGGTCAATTATGGAGTGGCCATTGCCTATTTACACGGTATATTGCGACGGGCACTGTCTCCGTTTCCGCATTTGGTAAAAATGTTGGATGAATAA